A window of Pseudopipra pipra isolate bDixPip1 unplaced genomic scaffold, bDixPip1.hap1 HAP1_SCAFFOLD_48, whole genome shotgun sequence contains these coding sequences:
- the LOC135408461 gene encoding uncharacterized protein LOC135408461 has translation MDQYGPVQTIPPSAPSPIPVHHQCSQYHLPVPPNPLPVPPSPSQSPPVPSQSLPVPPSPSQSPPSPLPVPPSPSQSLPVPSQSPPVPPNPLPVPPSPLPVPPSPSQSPPNPLPVPSQSPPNPLPVPSQSPPSPSQSLPVLPVPSQFTTSAPSIASQSPPSVLSLHPSPSQSPPSPSQSLPVPSSPSQSLPVPPTPLPVPPSPSQSPPSPSQSLPVPPSPSQSPPSPSQSPPSPLPIPSQSLRVPPNPLPVPPSPLPVPPNPLPVPSQSPPSPSQSLPIPSQSLPIPSQSLPVPPSPLPVPPNPLPVPPSITSINQSDLYTPTTTAWSLLYGSSVSCSWGFILSPVIFLTSPANTASAGAVESMQFACGTSINQYKPVGTSMDQYRPV, from the exons atggaccagtatggaccagtacagacca tccctcccagtgctcccagtcccatcccagttcaccaccagtgctcccagtatcACTTACCAGTgcctcccaatcccctcccagtccctcccagtccctcccaatcccctccagtcccctcccagtccctcccagtcccccccagtccctcccagtcccctcccagtcccctcccagtcccccccagtccctcccagtccctcccagtcccctcccagtcccccccagtcccccccaatcccctcccagtccctcccagtcccctcccagtccctcccagtccctcccagtcccctcccaatcccctcccagttccctcccagtcccctcccaatcccctcccagttccctcccaatcccctcccagtccctcccagtccctcccagtgctcccagtcccatcccagttcaccaccagtgctcccagtatcgcttcccagtcccctcccagtgtcctgtcacttcatcccagtccctcccaatcccctcccagtccctcccagtccctcccagtcccctccagtccctcccagtccctcccagtccctcccactcccctcccagtcccccccagtccctcccaatcccctcccagtccctcccagtccctcccagtcccgcccagtccctcccaatcccctcccagtccctcccaatcccctcccagtcccctcccaatcccctcccagtccctccgagtccctcccaatcccctcccagtccctcccagtcccctcccagtccctcccaatcccctcccagtcccctcccaatcccctcccagtccatcccagtccctcccaatcccctcccagtccctccccatcccctcccagtccctcccagtccctcccagtcccctcccagtcccccccaatcccctcccagtccctcccagtataaccagtataaaccagtcTGACCTGTACACCCCCACCACCACGGCGTGGTCCCTCTTGTACGGCTCCAGCgtcagctgctcctggggcttCATCCTCTCCCCCGTCATCTTCCTCACCTCCCCCGCGAACACAGCCTCGGCCGGCGCCGTCGAGTCGATGCAGTTCGCCTGCGggaccagtataaaccagtataaaccagtaggaaccagtatggaccagtatagaccagtatgA